From Juglans regia cultivar Chandler chromosome 8, Walnut 2.0, whole genome shotgun sequence, the proteins below share one genomic window:
- the LOC109022032 gene encoding E3 ubiquitin-protein ligase FANCL isoform X4 — protein sequence MEHTEQTRCTELAKSSSVYRSLYSEIEEVGWERLVRLGGDLTFLSFRILDAKSRVHFVEIELDETYPKSPPRVSADVPYIFDLKWSKSSRLKDVVQQFQKPSRSMCCRQINIGNDCYIMLYINADDPKSLPECRFMGPGPVVDSLRRIWQRNSRKWTKDKPYLENIACLLETQLPRPIDVQKNDQQVECGICYAQCLPVDDELGVNSGSGTDYRCDNTTCNKAFHSVCLGDWLRSITTTRQSFDVLFGNCPYCSEPVAVKITDSRT from the exons ATAGAAGAGGTCGGATGGGAGCGTCTAGTGAGATTAGGAGGAGATCTGACATTTCTCAGCTTTCGCATCTT GGATGCAAAGAGCAGGGTGCACTTTGTGGAAATCGAATTGGATGAAACCTATCCCAAAAGTCCACCTAGAGTATCAGCG GATGTACCGTATATTTTTGACTTGAAATGGTCAAAAAGCTCAAGATTAAAGGATGTGGTGCAGCAGTTTCAAAAG CCTTCACGTTCAATGTGCTGTCGCCAAATCAATATTG GAAATGATTGCTACATCATGTTGTATATAAATGCCGATGACCCTAAATCTTTACCAGA GTGTCGTTTCATGGGTCCAGGTCCAGTTGTGGATTCATTGAGAAGGATATGGCAGAGAAACAGCAGAAAATG GACAAAAGACAAACCATACCTGGAAAATATTGCATGTCTTCTGGAGACTCAACTGCCAAGGCCCATTGATGTACAGAAGAATGACCAACAGGTTGAATGTGGAATTTGTTATGCTCAATGTCTTCCAGTTG atGATGAGCTGGGAGTTAACAGTGGAAGCGGAACTGACTATAGATGTGATAATACTACTTGCAATAAGGCTTTCCATAGCGTTTGCCTTGGGGACTGGTTGCGTTCCATCACCACAACAAGGCA GTCATTCGATGTTCTATTCGGGAATTGTCCATACTGTTCAGAGCCAGTTGCTGTGAAAATCACCGACTCTAGAACCTAA
- the LOC109022032 gene encoding E3 ubiquitin-protein ligase FANCL isoform X5 encodes MEHTEQTRCTELAKSSSVYRSLYSEIEEVGWERLVRLGGDLTFLSFRILDAKSRVHFVEIELDETYPKSPPRVSADVPYIFDLKWSKSSRLKDVVQQFQKHLEKLQEFWSTLDDIDKSLWVVDPKQPSRSMCCRQINIGPVVDSLRRIWQRNSRKWTKDKPYLENIACLLETQLPRPIDVQKNDQQVECGICYAQCLPVDDELGVNSGSGTDYRCDNTTCNKAFHSVCLGDWLRSITTTRQSFDVLFGNCPYCSEPVAVKITDSRT; translated from the exons ATAGAAGAGGTCGGATGGGAGCGTCTAGTGAGATTAGGAGGAGATCTGACATTTCTCAGCTTTCGCATCTT GGATGCAAAGAGCAGGGTGCACTTTGTGGAAATCGAATTGGATGAAACCTATCCCAAAAGTCCACCTAGAGTATCAGCG GATGTACCGTATATTTTTGACTTGAAATGGTCAAAAAGCTCAAGATTAAAGGATGTGGTGCAGCAGTTTCAAAAG CATCTGGAGAAACTTCAGGAATTTTGGTCTACTTTGGATGATATTGACAAATCTCTTTGGGTTGTTGACCCTAAACAGCCTTCACGTTCAATGTGCTGTCGCCAAATCAATATTG GTCCAGTTGTGGATTCATTGAGAAGGATATGGCAGAGAAACAGCAGAAAATG GACAAAAGACAAACCATACCTGGAAAATATTGCATGTCTTCTGGAGACTCAACTGCCAAGGCCCATTGATGTACAGAAGAATGACCAACAGGTTGAATGTGGAATTTGTTATGCTCAATGTCTTCCAGTTG atGATGAGCTGGGAGTTAACAGTGGAAGCGGAACTGACTATAGATGTGATAATACTACTTGCAATAAGGCTTTCCATAGCGTTTGCCTTGGGGACTGGTTGCGTTCCATCACCACAACAAGGCA GTCATTCGATGTTCTATTCGGGAATTGTCCATACTGTTCAGAGCCAGTTGCTGTGAAAATCACCGACTCTAGAACCTAA
- the LOC109022032 gene encoding E3 ubiquitin-protein ligase FANCL isoform X1 has product MEHTEQTRCTELAKSSSVYRSLYSEIEEVGWERLVRLGGDLTFLSFRILDAKSRVHFVEIELDETYPKSPPRVSADVPYIFDLKWSKSSRLKDVVQQFQKHLEKLQEFWSTLDDIDKSLWVVDPKQPSRSMCCRQINIGNDCYIMLYINADDPKSLPECRFMGPGPVVDSLRRIWQRNSRKWTKDKPYLENIACLLETQLPRPIDVQKNDQQVECGICYAQCLPVDDELGVNSGSGTDYRCDNTTCNKAFHSVCLGDWLRSITTTRQSFDVLFGNCPYCSEPVAVKITDSRT; this is encoded by the exons ATAGAAGAGGTCGGATGGGAGCGTCTAGTGAGATTAGGAGGAGATCTGACATTTCTCAGCTTTCGCATCTT GGATGCAAAGAGCAGGGTGCACTTTGTGGAAATCGAATTGGATGAAACCTATCCCAAAAGTCCACCTAGAGTATCAGCG GATGTACCGTATATTTTTGACTTGAAATGGTCAAAAAGCTCAAGATTAAAGGATGTGGTGCAGCAGTTTCAAAAG CATCTGGAGAAACTTCAGGAATTTTGGTCTACTTTGGATGATATTGACAAATCTCTTTGGGTTGTTGACCCTAAACAGCCTTCACGTTCAATGTGCTGTCGCCAAATCAATATTG GAAATGATTGCTACATCATGTTGTATATAAATGCCGATGACCCTAAATCTTTACCAGA GTGTCGTTTCATGGGTCCAGGTCCAGTTGTGGATTCATTGAGAAGGATATGGCAGAGAAACAGCAGAAAATG GACAAAAGACAAACCATACCTGGAAAATATTGCATGTCTTCTGGAGACTCAACTGCCAAGGCCCATTGATGTACAGAAGAATGACCAACAGGTTGAATGTGGAATTTGTTATGCTCAATGTCTTCCAGTTG atGATGAGCTGGGAGTTAACAGTGGAAGCGGAACTGACTATAGATGTGATAATACTACTTGCAATAAGGCTTTCCATAGCGTTTGCCTTGGGGACTGGTTGCGTTCCATCACCACAACAAGGCA GTCATTCGATGTTCTATTCGGGAATTGTCCATACTGTTCAGAGCCAGTTGCTGTGAAAATCACCGACTCTAGAACCTAA
- the LOC109022032 gene encoding E3 ubiquitin-protein ligase FANCL isoform X3, with protein MEHTEQTRCTELAKSSSVYRSLYSEIEEVGWERLVRLGGDLTFLSFRILDAKSRVHFVEIELDETYPKSPPRVSADVPYIFDLKWSKSSRLKDVVQQFQKHLEKLQEFWSTLDDIDKSLWVVDPKQPSRSMCCRQINIGNDCYIMLYINADDPKSLPECRFMGPGPVVDSLRRIWQRNSRKWTKDKPYLENIACLLETQLPRPIDVQKNDQQMMSWELTVEAELTIDVIILLAIRLSIAFALGTGCVPSPQQGSHSMFYSGIVHTVQSQLL; from the exons ATAGAAGAGGTCGGATGGGAGCGTCTAGTGAGATTAGGAGGAGATCTGACATTTCTCAGCTTTCGCATCTT GGATGCAAAGAGCAGGGTGCACTTTGTGGAAATCGAATTGGATGAAACCTATCCCAAAAGTCCACCTAGAGTATCAGCG GATGTACCGTATATTTTTGACTTGAAATGGTCAAAAAGCTCAAGATTAAAGGATGTGGTGCAGCAGTTTCAAAAG CATCTGGAGAAACTTCAGGAATTTTGGTCTACTTTGGATGATATTGACAAATCTCTTTGGGTTGTTGACCCTAAACAGCCTTCACGTTCAATGTGCTGTCGCCAAATCAATATTG GAAATGATTGCTACATCATGTTGTATATAAATGCCGATGACCCTAAATCTTTACCAGA GTGTCGTTTCATGGGTCCAGGTCCAGTTGTGGATTCATTGAGAAGGATATGGCAGAGAAACAGCAGAAAATG GACAAAAGACAAACCATACCTGGAAAATATTGCATGTCTTCTGGAGACTCAACTGCCAAGGCCCATTGATGTACAGAAGAATGACCAACAG atGATGAGCTGGGAGTTAACAGTGGAAGCGGAACTGACTATAGATGTGATAATACTACTTGCAATAAGGCTTTCCATAGCGTTTGCCTTGGGGACTGGTTGCGTTCCATCACCACAACAAGGCA GTCATTCGATGTTCTATTCGGGAATTGTCCATACTGTTCAGAGCCAGTTGCTGTGA
- the LOC109022032 gene encoding E3 ubiquitin-protein ligase FANCL isoform X2, whose product MEHTEQTRCTELAKSSSVYRSLYSEIEEVGWERLVRLGGDLTFLSFRILDAKSRVHFVEIELDETYPKSPPRVSADVPYIFDLKWSKSSRLKDVVQQFQKHLEKLQEFWSTLDDIDKSLWVVDPKQPSRSMCCRQINIGNDCYIMLYINADDPKSLPECRFMGPGPVVDSLRRIWQRNSRKWTKDKPYLENIACLLETQLPRPIDVQKNDQQVECGICYAQCLPMMSWELTVEAELTIDVIILLAIRLSIAFALGTGCVPSPQQGSHSMFYSGIVHTVQSQLL is encoded by the exons ATAGAAGAGGTCGGATGGGAGCGTCTAGTGAGATTAGGAGGAGATCTGACATTTCTCAGCTTTCGCATCTT GGATGCAAAGAGCAGGGTGCACTTTGTGGAAATCGAATTGGATGAAACCTATCCCAAAAGTCCACCTAGAGTATCAGCG GATGTACCGTATATTTTTGACTTGAAATGGTCAAAAAGCTCAAGATTAAAGGATGTGGTGCAGCAGTTTCAAAAG CATCTGGAGAAACTTCAGGAATTTTGGTCTACTTTGGATGATATTGACAAATCTCTTTGGGTTGTTGACCCTAAACAGCCTTCACGTTCAATGTGCTGTCGCCAAATCAATATTG GAAATGATTGCTACATCATGTTGTATATAAATGCCGATGACCCTAAATCTTTACCAGA GTGTCGTTTCATGGGTCCAGGTCCAGTTGTGGATTCATTGAGAAGGATATGGCAGAGAAACAGCAGAAAATG GACAAAAGACAAACCATACCTGGAAAATATTGCATGTCTTCTGGAGACTCAACTGCCAAGGCCCATTGATGTACAGAAGAATGACCAACAGGTTGAATGTGGAATTTGTTATGCTCAATGTCTTCCA atGATGAGCTGGGAGTTAACAGTGGAAGCGGAACTGACTATAGATGTGATAATACTACTTGCAATAAGGCTTTCCATAGCGTTTGCCTTGGGGACTGGTTGCGTTCCATCACCACAACAAGGCA GTCATTCGATGTTCTATTCGGGAATTGTCCATACTGTTCAGAGCCAGTTGCTGTGA